aatttttcaaattaatgACTACAAATAGTTCACTTTTAAAAGTATTAGGTTATGTAAGTGATGAAATCCAACCAAACTATAAAAATCTATGCAACAGTTAAGTGTTGTCACTGTAgaaagtttgtttgttttcacacagacatgaatatatttttttaatttggcTTTCTTTTACAAATTGTAATCATGAACACTTTTcaatggtttttatttttgaatcCTTCATAGTAACAATTTTTCATTGTATCTGTttagtttaatttttattaatggTATGCTTTCTTGTTGGTGAAATGAAATAGTCACTGTAGTAACAATATTTTCCTTAAAAATCAAtcgataatatttatttaatagttgaattcatgagtcgatagaagctagaccattatgaacaatctggaagtactggacggccgtttagtcctaatattagactcttcaacagtgcacatctatgatccaaccccgtgagattcgaacccagaacctatcggtcttgcgcgcgaacaccgttggatattggctcagtggtttagaggttaaacgttcgtgaGTGAAaacgataggttctgggttcgaatctcgtgagcaGGATAATgaatgcacacttctgaggagtctcatactaggacggaacggaaTGACATTCATAAATTAGTATTGTATGAATCAAAAGACAATTAACTATACAaccaaaaataataattagctAATCGGTTCTATGTAATTCAGAATTATTAACTATAACGTATAAAGTGTACAtggatttatattatttaaatttgcTCATATATAAGTGAAGTTTGAAAGTTGGTCTTTATTTCAAAGATCCAAAAATGTTTTGAATGATACACGctcatttgaaataaattctGTTTTATGATTCTATTGAGTGTAGTGATTCAGTATAAACTTCAGTAAGCTTTAAACCAAGTTTGTGATAACGAATGGATGATATAAGATTAGTAATATATTCTAGGATTAATAAGTACAGTATTCATGCCAGTTTATAGAAATGACCAACTTGATatagatagtaataataaatgtgGATGATATTCGAACTATTGGACTGTTTAACGTGTTCTAATTCAAAAATTGTTTAGGTACTACGTTCTTCATATGTTTTATGGAAATGAAAACGTGAGCTGGGAAAATTTAATTCTTTTTATGTGGACGTCCTAGCAATGTATGGACGGTGTATTAAGGTCATTTCCTGAGCCATAACGAATTAATTAGAATAATCTGTAACTAGCgaaaataaaacgaaaaaaaGAGCACTGAAGAACAAAGCaataattactaaaatatgTCAGTCAGATCTACCATAATACATGTGTCAGGTGATTCAATGATATAATGTTcatgttagatattattcaaaatcAGCTAAGGTGACCATAGGCGGTGTCAATATAAAGCATCAGCAGGTGGGGAAGTTTAGTTGTTGGTCTcagtaatagaaaagattaaacatttaaagttcctttAATCTCACTTGTGGAATGGGATATACTTAGATATGTAAGAACATTTAAAGCAATTTCAGAGGGGGAAGTAAGCATTGATACTACAAACAAAGAGTGGGAGTAGTTTTATTTTGTGGACaaattgtggtaggttattccagagtgtGGAAAATAAGCTGATCATGTAATTCCTAAAGAAAGGAGATTTAGAATGAGAGTATTTCACCAATGACAAAGAGTTGCAGATGCTGTAACTAGGAGTTTCTGCATACTGAATTGTTGCATTGGGTATGAAGTAATTTGAAGAAGATTATATTTAGTTTTAGTCTCCTCTTTCATAAAGTGTCGAATTCAATTCTAATACATCTGAACTTATAATTTAAGCTACAATCAATCGCTTGAATGATCAATGTAAATCATCTGTGAACGGATTCCAGctttaatttatcctttatgcgaACAGCGCTAAGAATGAACGAACAGGATCTTAGAAGTGGTCGAACACCTACTTTGcaaataaaaatatactatGGCTTCACTAGAGACAAACGTATTTGTTTAAAAACAGAACGACCACTCCAAGACCAATACAACTGTTTATTATATGAGTAGTTTAATTTTGATCAATTAGATAGAAGTCTTCTATTTGATACTCAAACTAATAAACTAATGAAACATTTAATAATCAGATAATTACGAAATAAATAGATTGCATAATTTGCGCTAAACGAGAACCTTTTTATTCATCTATGTTGTGAGACGACCAAATATTATCCTGGGTTCTTTTTCTGTGACCTCATAATTATTATGTTGATTTAACACATCATCGAAGTCACGGAAACAATACACTATGAAGGCAGttacattaaaaataaactgaCTAATTTGAGAATAACGCTTACATTATTTCGTACTTTCGCCAGAACAACACACTTTTACAGGCATCTATGGTATTATTTATTGATACTAAAAATTAAAACAGTAGGTGTTGAAACTTCGCAAAAAGATTGCCATATTAGTTTTACTATGTAGTTGTTAAATGTTgggaaaaaattattttagtaGTATAGATGGATTTTTGGAGATTTATATAGTTCACATCATTAACTAATCTTGGTTATGGCTACAGTGTAATCCAAAATCTCCCAGGTatttgtttcatcttagtatgaaacTCATTAACAAGTGGACCCAAGACGACAATGGATGCTGAATCCAAAATCTTTGATTTCTTGACAACTTCTTAACTTCCATATCAGTGAATCGTCGTTTAATGATGtggatgtctaacttcaatcacttTGCTGTATCCCGTAAACATCCTCAGTGATAGGCTGGCTAAAAttagttcatgatgtaaaccATGAGAAATCCAATGATTTTCATCAACTTATGTGTGATAAAAATAGCACTCATGTGATCAGTGATGACCGATTTCATCACTATCTGTCTCGTTCAATTTAACAGTGTTTAGTTGGTAAATCTATTAAGATGTCAGTATTACGTATGTTGACATCAACACAATATCTAACGTCGTTTATCATATTTAGTTAGAATAGTTAGATGACGTCGTTGTTACATAATAGATTCTTTTATCACATGGAGAAGGGATACAGTGATGGTACCTCCCATTAATGGCACTTATTTTAGACAATCCTAaaagatatttttttattgctTATTCTGATTATGTTTATGATACAAACGTCAGACAGTAATTTGATGACAATTCTGTTTCACTCCTGAAAACAAAATAGTCACTAGCTAAAGTGAATTATCTTTAGTATTGATTAAGGATACACTATTGAAAAGGTTGTTTTTCATCAAACATTGTTATCTTTCTAAGTAGCCAAAGATGGTTTCTGAATTCGACTTGTACAAAGATgaatattttaatcataaagTTCCATGTGAATTATATTGCTCAGAAAAGATGACGTTAAGAATCTCAGATAATTTTAAATCCCATTGTAAATGACTATATTATTATAGATGAGACATTCTTAAAATGTGGTTAGTTAATGATGCGACTAAAATAGAGAATGTCAAAATTCTCATTTTTTGAGAACTTGGTGAGCATATACATCAGTTTGTGAAGTGAGTTATTAACATTGATTTGAAGACGTTTATTCAACCAATGGTACACAAATGATGAAACGTCTCAGATGAACTTACTTTGTCTATGAGATtaagaattaaataattaatatcagatgggttttgtggaaattatagtaatttcgatGGTTacgatcataagtcagttgaagctagaccactatggaaaacctagaaggacttgatgaccgtttcgtccttagcagtgcgaatccacaaTACCGCACCCccccagcgagattcgaacacaagaactatcagtctcgcgagtgagcgcttaacctctagaccactgaatcggcatccaacggtgttattatATAATTTCAACCAACCCATAAAATTGACCGACACACCCAttattgtctttagtgagtcccacaatcggacgaaacggccgtccaatgcttccaggttttccatggtggtctatcttcaactgaTGCATGATCTTAACAACTGAAATTAAATACGTCTGGTACAGAAAATAAAAGACATATTTCAATACAGAATGGATTCCCATCTACTTCTGATAAAGTCACATTGGAAGTATAAAACTTGacaaaaattttattatttctatgacATACAACATTTGAAAAAGACATTTGTAATACTTTTAGATATGTTTAAATCATTCTATTTTTTCTGTAAAGTTGATTTTGTTAAATTAATGATTCGTGTCGTTGTCTCATTAACTTTTTGCCATGATGATGTTGTTCTTGATTGATTATTTATAGATTTCATTGTTGTCTTTTTCATACACATACTTTCACAGGCTTCTTTAGTTTTAAATCTATTTTCATTTCCACCACATCCTTTATAAATGAATGGTAGACATTTATTTTCAAGTGAATTATAATAGAAACGTGGTATATTTTGTAGACAATAACCTTTTTTCAATGGTAAAGCACATATTTCATCTGGAGTTTCTGAagtaaatattgaaaaaaaagaagagaattCTTTACAATATTTGATAGTTTGTAGAAAACTATTCAGTATATGAATGATACGAAATGCTACAAACCTATTTGTTTCATATGAGCATGGAAACTCATGTAATCACACAATATGGCATTAATTTAGTTTGATAGAGGTTTCCAGTTTGCTTCATCAAGTTCCTGATCAAAACTCTTCTTGTATCAGAATTATTATGATGTTGTAGATGATAGAAATAAAAGCATTGCATAAGTAATTTTGTTTAGGAAGCCGGCAAACACTTGATAttacaagtgaatttaagtttTTCTCTATTCGAATCTTGTTCATCTAGTTGATGGAAAATCGTTTTATATCTATAAATAACTATGAATTATGTATAACATTTATCAGACATATTTTTCTCTTAAATGCTTCATAAATAAAAAATCTATGATGATTGTGGAGAAGTCTATTCAAAAATAATGGGTTGCACGATGGCATGAATTATTATCATATGATTTCGAATATTACTCAAAGCTTTTATTAGACGGTTTTATTTCACTACTTTATGTACAAGCTTGTCGTTCACCAACCAATTACATAACCGTTTTAATTGGAACTAAGTGGCCAAGATATTAACTATCTATAAAAAACAACAgtcggtgaaactataatttgtggacaacATTTGAGTGACAcaaaactgaccttgagagtgtccatctAATGATTAGGATGtgatgagggttataaaccttaGTGAgaaattcgaattatgatttatagttgatggttaaggttaggaattagatttactgttttacatcatgaactgacgtCAGTTACAAtgccaaaattctatttatccaaattagTGAGTGAATTTTGTGCCAAAATCATATACCTGTTATCGTAATATCTtctacaaattatagtctcactcaGTGGTCTgtatttttcatttgaatacACTCATAAAAATCTTATCATACTaaacattattcaataaagGGTTATTCTATTCaacaatatttacaaattattaataataaagacaatattacagttaaacaaagtCACTTACTTGGATGAGTTTTAGAATGGACAGTTCCGAAAATAATCACCAGA
The genomic region above belongs to Schistosoma haematobium chromosome 2, whole genome shotgun sequence and contains:
- a CDS encoding hypothetical protein (EggNog:ENOG4103GXN~COG:O~MEROPS:MER0063684~SECRETED:SignalP(1-20)) codes for the protein MNLKIYLFIPLVIIFGTVHSKTHPKTPDEICALPLKKGYCLQNIPRFYYNSLENKCLPFIYKGCGGNENRFKTKEACESMCMKKTTMKSINNQSRTTSSWQKVNETTTRIINLTKSTLQKK